In Pseudomonas alcaliphila JAB1, a single window of DNA contains:
- a CDS encoding NUDIX hydrolase, giving the protein MEWQPHITVATVIEDNGRFLFVEEFKAGRMVLNQPAGHLEANESLREAALRETLEETGWDVELTALLGIYLYTAPSNGVTYQRVCFSARPVRHDPERELDSDISGITWLTRDELAAQPERWRSELVLRCVDDYLAGVNGPLELLRD; this is encoded by the coding sequence ATGGAGTGGCAACCCCATATCACCGTGGCCACGGTGATCGAAGATAATGGCCGTTTTCTGTTCGTCGAAGAATTCAAGGCTGGCCGTATGGTGCTCAACCAGCCGGCCGGACACCTTGAAGCCAACGAATCGCTGCGCGAAGCCGCACTGCGCGAAACCCTCGAGGAAACCGGCTGGGACGTGGAGCTGACTGCCCTGCTCGGCATCTATCTCTACACCGCACCAAGCAACGGCGTCACCTACCAGCGCGTGTGCTTCAGCGCCCGCCCCGTGCGCCATGACCCTGAACGTGAACTGGACAGCGACATCAGCGGCATCACCTGGCTGACCCGTGACGAGCTGGCCGCCCAGCCGGAGCGTTGGCGCAGCGAGCTGGTGCTGCGCTGCGTGGACGATTACCTGGCCGGTGTAAACGGGCCGCTTGAGCTGCTGCGCGACTAA